The following are encoded in a window of Solidesulfovibrio magneticus RS-1 genomic DNA:
- a CDS encoding biotin/lipoyl-binding protein, whose product MAGEVKKSGKMTVFRSDRHEDVAAIVLVGCLVVFVLCYMAFIVPTVTVGAPMDGKIVAIAAVESGMVKKGEPLYSFEVKEKKWTQGKVEEKLVVREIKSAAGGKVIKVVAKPGDELKKGKPIVVLEHEKGTLP is encoded by the coding sequence ATGGCCGGAGAAGTGAAAAAAAGCGGCAAGATGACGGTGTTCCGGTCCGACCGCCACGAGGATGTGGCGGCCATCGTGCTGGTCGGCTGTCTGGTGGTGTTCGTGCTGTGCTACATGGCCTTTATCGTGCCCACGGTCACTGTCGGCGCGCCCATGGACGGCAAGATCGTGGCCATTGCCGCCGTCGAGTCGGGCATGGTGAAAAAGGGCGAGCCGCTGTATTCCTTTGAAGTGAAGGAAAAGAAGTGGACCCAGGGCAAGGTCGAGGAAAAGCTGGTGGTGCGCGAGATCAAGTCCGCCGCCGGCGGCAAGGTGATCAAGGTCGTGGCCAAACCCGGCGACGAACTCAAGAAGGGCAAGCCCATCGTGGTCCTGGAGCATGAGAAGGGGACCTTGCCGTGA
- a CDS encoding YeiH family protein: MEDKGIFGKIAAILPGLALMVGTLWVLRTWVEPWMANTVLFGQKGWLVKVLSLNYILLAIIVGMLYRNLLFGGKIPAWAEEGFRTTRLFIKSGVIMLGSLYTIQSLAKVGGIAILLIMTFVFGTIFFVMFLGRLMGMDRSLIGVMAAACGVCGVSAAVATSPAVKAKPSDVALVIATILGFGIMTMFVSPFVGKALQMSDYQFGAWVGTGILNSGQVLATCLAFNPTIAPGTAVAYGEIWNVVRVISIPFVVFFITMWFWRAEAQAEHLSLVGILKDKFPIFVIGFFGMTFLSSVGALGAEGSNTLHMMRDVMSWIFGIGLVGQGAYIDIREIKTAGGKPLKVGLAAGCLKYVVALLVIMFFVSKESSF, from the coding sequence ATGGAAGACAAGGGAATTTTCGGGAAAATCGCCGCCATCCTTCCGGGCCTGGCCCTGATGGTCGGCACGCTGTGGGTGCTGCGCACCTGGGTCGAGCCGTGGATGGCCAATACCGTGCTGTTTGGCCAGAAAGGCTGGCTGGTCAAGGTGCTGAGCCTCAACTACATCCTTTTGGCCATCATCGTCGGCATGCTCTACCGCAACCTGCTTTTTGGCGGCAAGATTCCGGCCTGGGCTGAAGAGGGCTTTCGCACCACGCGCCTGTTCATCAAGTCCGGCGTCATCATGCTGGGCTCGCTCTACACCATCCAGAGCCTGGCCAAGGTCGGCGGCATCGCCATCCTGCTCATCATGACCTTTGTTTTCGGCACCATCTTCTTCGTGATGTTCCTGGGCCGGCTCATGGGCATGGACCGCTCGCTGATCGGCGTCATGGCCGCAGCCTGCGGCGTGTGCGGCGTTTCGGCCGCCGTGGCCACCTCGCCGGCGGTCAAGGCCAAGCCGTCCGACGTGGCCCTGGTCATCGCCACCATCCTTGGTTTCGGCATTATGACCATGTTCGTGTCGCCCTTTGTCGGCAAGGCGCTGCAAATGTCCGACTACCAGTTCGGGGCCTGGGTCGGCACGGGCATTCTCAACTCCGGCCAAGTGCTGGCCACCTGCCTGGCCTTCAACCCGACCATCGCCCCGGGCACGGCCGTGGCTTATGGCGAGATCTGGAACGTGGTGCGCGTCATCTCCATCCCGTTCGTGGTCTTTTTCATCACCATGTGGTTCTGGCGCGCCGAGGCCCAGGCCGAGCATCTGTCCCTGGTCGGCATCCTCAAGGACAAGTTCCCCATTTTCGTCATCGGCTTTTTCGGCATGACCTTCCTGTCGTCGGTTGGGGCGCTTGGGGCCGAGGGTTCCAACACCCTGCACATGATGCGCGACGTCATGTCCTGGATCTTCGGCATCGGCCTGGTCGGCCAGGGCGCCTACATCGACATCCGCGAGATCAAGACCGCCGGCGGCAAGCCGCTCAAGGTCGGTCTGGCCGCCGGCTGTCTCAAGTATGTCGTGGCCCTGCTTGTCATCATGTTTTTCGTCAGCAAGGAATCATCCTTCTAA
- a CDS encoding universal stress protein, with translation MKILVAHDGSPKADKALDTAAEIAGKFGGSLVVVSVVPDLCLSSEEIGAEGCELVSRSLTEEAGGAMRKVQARLTEKGITAELVVKEGRPADGILDAADEADADLIIVGSTGKHGALRMLMGSVSSRVAEYSTRSVLIVK, from the coding sequence ATGAAGATTCTCGTAGCCCATGACGGGTCTCCCAAAGCGGACAAGGCGCTGGATACGGCCGCCGAGATCGCCGGCAAGTTCGGCGGCTCGCTCGTTGTCGTCAGCGTCGTGCCGGACCTGTGCCTGTCGAGCGAGGAGATCGGCGCGGAAGGCTGCGAACTGGTCTCCCGGTCCCTTACCGAGGAAGCCGGCGGGGCCATGCGTAAGGTCCAGGCCAGACTGACGGAAAAGGGCATCACGGCCGAACTCGTGGTCAAGGAAGGCCGGCCGGCCGACGGCATCCTGGACGCGGCCGACGAGGCTGACGCCGATCTGATCATTGTCGGTTCCACCGGCAAGCACGGGGCGCTGCGCATGCTTATGGGCAGCGTGTCGTCCCGGGTGGCGGAATACTCCACGCGCAGCGTGCTCATCGTGAAATAA
- a CDS encoding c-type heme family protein produces MKSLKHRFLVGLSVSMAALGIFFAVLLSMNLRDQLVSDTEHKASLVLSQVEAVQAYVREVLRPSMYDLLPPDAFILEAMSTSFVTRKVMSDHNALGDQFRYRRVAVGARNPDYEADAFERGVMARFAADPEVTRIEEITERNGEEVFVAARPVRFEPSCLRCHGDPADAPKALLERYGDTRGFWRHSGELFGLDMVTVPVAGALGQIKGTTISFLSLFALGLAAFYLTLQVFFDRLVVVNLRRATDVLRRYFPKEAGEAPKAAAPAAVEDEIEEIYAGIDAMASRLKEARENIEDHAQNLERKVADRTLELAREADERRSDVSLFVELLSILNFSQTRSELLSAALARVAGRFGASGAAYECEFSGGGSVTWPPGAAIPPPPADWRALLAVGELVLADHTALIPVRTTDVSRGLLRLYFPEDGPGPDPQAEDLYRAIGHQLGIALENLDAINSLLAQNTLLASIFDGISDPLALIDSASGIILANEPARELARALEDRPARPGETPRLPARLVGDPIHTGDAGPDAPVATTVALDGGRSFAVARYPLASPSGHSRRFVVYARENTAERRMLEQLRQTEKLVAVGKLAAGLAHEINNPLGVIACYAELLRQSLVDPQALDDLAVIERHAVMAKKVLRDLLDFARPRPAKPGPCDIKALLSGLARIFEVQAQSRRSSLRLDVPEGIPLAKADAGALEQVLSNLLLNALDAVEPGQGRITLAAAASEDGGQVNLTVADNGPGIPAVDLPHIFDPFFTTKEAGRGTGLGLAVAFGLMRDMGGTIEAQNDGGAVFTLTLPACHGPCQEDAS; encoded by the coding sequence ATGAAAAGCCTCAAGCATCGTTTCCTCGTCGGCCTGTCGGTCAGCATGGCCGCCCTGGGCATCTTTTTCGCCGTGCTTTTGTCCATGAACCTGCGCGACCAGCTCGTCAGCGACACCGAGCACAAGGCTTCCCTGGTGCTGTCCCAGGTCGAGGCCGTGCAGGCCTACGTGCGCGAAGTCTTGCGCCCCTCCATGTACGACCTGCTGCCGCCCGACGCCTTTATCCTGGAAGCCATGTCCACCTCGTTCGTCACCCGCAAGGTCATGAGCGACCACAACGCCCTGGGCGACCAGTTCCGCTACCGCCGGGTGGCCGTGGGGGCGCGCAACCCCGATTACGAGGCCGACGCCTTTGAGCGCGGCGTCATGGCCCGCTTTGCCGCCGATCCGGAAGTGACGCGCATTGAGGAAATCACCGAGCGAAACGGCGAGGAAGTGTTCGTGGCCGCCCGGCCGGTGCGCTTCGAACCGTCGTGCCTGCGCTGCCACGGCGACCCGGCCGACGCGCCCAAGGCCCTTCTTGAGCGCTACGGCGACACGCGCGGGTTCTGGCGGCACTCCGGCGAACTCTTCGGTCTGGACATGGTCACCGTGCCCGTGGCCGGGGCGCTGGGCCAGATCAAGGGCACGACCATCAGCTTCCTGTCGCTTTTCGCCCTGGGGCTGGCCGCCTTCTATCTGACGTTGCAGGTCTTTTTCGACCGGCTGGTGGTGGTCAACCTGCGCCGGGCAACGGACGTGCTGCGCCGGTATTTTCCCAAGGAAGCCGGCGAGGCCCCCAAGGCCGCCGCCCCGGCCGCCGTGGAAGACGAGATCGAGGAAATCTACGCCGGTATCGACGCCATGGCTTCGCGCCTCAAGGAAGCCCGGGAGAACATTGAGGACCACGCCCAAAATCTTGAGCGCAAGGTGGCTGACCGCACCCTGGAGCTGGCCCGGGAAGCCGACGAGCGCCGCTCGGACGTGTCCCTGTTTGTGGAGCTTTTAAGCATCCTCAACTTCTCCCAGACCCGCTCCGAACTCTTAAGCGCCGCCCTGGCCCGGGTGGCCGGCCGGTTTGGCGCTTCCGGGGCGGCTTATGAGTGCGAATTTTCCGGCGGCGGCTCGGTCACCTGGCCCCCGGGCGCGGCCATCCCGCCGCCGCCGGCCGACTGGCGCGCCCTGCTCGCCGTGGGAGAGCTGGTCCTGGCCGACCATACGGCCCTTATTCCCGTGCGCACCACCGACGTCAGCCGGGGCTTACTCCGCCTCTATTTCCCCGAGGACGGCCCCGGCCCCGATCCCCAGGCCGAGGACCTCTACCGGGCCATCGGCCACCAGCTCGGCATTGCGCTGGAAAACCTCGACGCCATCAATTCGCTTTTGGCCCAAAACACCCTGCTCGCCTCCATCTTCGACGGCATCTCCGATCCGCTGGCGCTTATCGACAGCGCCTCGGGCATCATTCTGGCCAACGAACCGGCCCGGGAGCTGGCCCGGGCCCTGGAAGACCGCCCCGCCCGTCCCGGCGAAACGCCGCGCCTGCCGGCCCGGCTGGTGGGCGATCCCATACACACCGGCGACGCCGGCCCGGACGCGCCCGTGGCCACCACCGTGGCCCTGGACGGCGGCCGGTCCTTTGCCGTGGCCCGCTATCCCCTGGCCTCGCCGTCGGGGCATTCCCGACGCTTCGTGGTCTATGCCCGGGAAAACACCGCCGAACGGCGAATGCTTGAGCAGCTGCGCCAGACCGAAAAGCTCGTGGCCGTGGGCAAACTGGCCGCCGGGCTGGCCCATGAGATCAACAATCCGCTAGGGGTCATCGCCTGCTACGCCGAACTGCTGCGCCAATCCCTGGTCGATCCCCAGGCCCTGGACGATCTGGCCGTCATCGAACGCCACGCCGTCATGGCCAAGAAGGTGCTGCGCGACCTTCTCGACTTCGCCCGGCCCAGGCCGGCCAAGCCCGGTCCCTGCGACATCAAGGCGCTGCTCTCGGGTTTGGCCCGCATCTTCGAGGTCCAGGCTCAGTCGCGTCGTTCCAGCCTGCGCCTGGACGTGCCCGAGGGCATCCCCCTGGCCAAGGCCGACGCCGGCGCTTTGGAGCAGGTGCTCTCCAACCTGCTGCTAAACGCCCTGGACGCCGTCGAGCCGGGCCAGGGGCGCATCACCCTGGCCGCCGCCGCCTCCGAGGACGGCGGGCAAGTCAACCTCACCGTGGCCGACAACGGCCCCGGCATCCCGGCCGTTGACCTGCCCCACATCTTCGATCCGTTTTTCACCACCAAGGAAGCCGGGCGCGGCACGGGCCTGGGGCTGGCCGTGGCGTTCGGGCTCATGCGCGACATGGGCGGTACCATTGAAGCCCAAAACGACGGCGGCGCGGTCTTCACCCTGACCCTGCCCGCCTGCCACGGCCCTTGCCAGGAGGACGCCTCGTGA